CTTTTCTGCCATCTGCCGCATGGCCTTCAATTCTTCTTACCTCCCCCTTCTCAGTTACATCATAGGCCACTACAGTGGATGGAGCTCCCGCTAACTCATAGTAATATGCTGCCTTTGTTAAGGAGTCAGTATAAATAGTCATACTACCACCTATAAAAACACTCTTCTGTGGATACAGAAGTTGCGCATAAGCAAGGCCAACTGCCCCTGTAGAACCGCTCACGGCTTTTGGGACAAGCTGCAGCGTTAGCGTATTGTTGGTTCTGTTGACGTCTGTTATGGCTATTGGCTGAGTGGCTTTGGCAAAACTATAGCTCCCATATGAAAGGTTGTTTATGTTTCTGGAAAAGGTGCCATTAATTAAATTGATATCAACATTATGCGCTTTACTGTCTGGACCAACTATAGCATAAGTTAGAATGGGTACAGGCCCTGTTGTCTCTACATTTGATACACCTGATACTATAAAGTTTTGAGAGTTAGTAGATGGAGATGAGGAATAGCCCTCGCCAGCATCCATCCATGGCATCCAGTTTTGTTCGTATTGCCTGCCTTGGCTGTATCTGTTTGCCTGCACCAGCAAAGCCTTCTGCAAATGATAAGGCTCGGGGGTGCGTCCAGCCACGGCAGGGTTCACTTCGCGCATGCGCTTGTTGTTGCCTGTTGTGTTAATAGTCAGAAAATAGGCGGCGGTGTCGGTGTACATGCTGTGGAGCTGGTGCACCTGGTGCGCCGGATTTTTATACAGCTCCTGGTCCAGCACACCGTCGTTACGCTCCCCGAAAAACTCTACAAAATCCTGCGGGTCCAGGCGTCCGTCAGACTCACCGGCCACGTAAATGGCTACCTCCTTGCCGCGGCGAAACAACTGCAGGTGCTGCGGATTCGCTCCCGCTATGCCCAGGCTGCTCAGGTACGCATGGTCGAGCTTGTAAAGGCCCGTTTCCGTTACCTTCAGTTTATAGTAGGTCTTAGAGTAGTCAATCCACTCGTTGCCGTACAATTCCTGGGCCTGCGCCGCGCCTGCGGTAAGGCAGGAAATGCAAACTAGAAGCAGGAATAAAAATCTTTTCATACGTGTTGCTGTTTTCTGTGCAATGTTGTTGAGCGCGTTCATCTTAATCGAAGGCGTAACCGAAGGAGATGATGACGGACGAGGTGTTAGAGCCTCCTATCGCATTACTCTCGCTGTTACTGATCCGGGACATGGCCAAATCAAGGCTCAGCCCTTTATTTAAAATACCCACTCCAAAGTTCGGCTGTATGCGCTTGGTGGTCCCACCGTCAAAATTGGTTGTTTCCTGATAGTTGTTCAGGCCTCCTCTTATAAAAACAGAATTCGCGTAAGCCAGTTCCAAACCGAAATGCGGGTCCACTGAAACAACATCGGAACTTAGCAGCACATTGCGCCTGCCATCGAAGGTAAAGTCGAAATCAGTGGCAACCAGGGCGGATAGCTTATCGGTTAGCTGCCATGACTTCCCTACCCCAAGTATAATTCGTGGTAGGGTAAGCTCAGCTGTGTTTTCGGGAAGATCGTTGCCGGTTTGCAGGTAAGCCTCCTCCAGTTCCTCTACATTATGGGTCCAGGCAGTGAAAGTGGTCGAGATGTCTTTGGCCATTACCCCAAATTGCCAGGTGCCGCGCTGAAGCTGCGCCCCCACATCAATGCCAAAACCATAGGCATCTGCAAAATCACCTACGTTGCGATAAATCACCTTGGCGGTTGCTCCCAGTTGTAGTCCTTTGATCAGGTTGCTGCGGCGCGCGTAGGAAACCAGCATGGCGTAGTCAGCCACCGAGAAAAATTTAATGCTATCGTATTGTATGTAGCCATACTCGTTCTGCAGGCGGCGGGTATCGGCAATATCATCTACACCTACACGAATAATGGAGACGGCGAGCGCGCTGCTGGAGTCTATAGGCATGGCGAAGCTTCCGAAATCGTTTTTGGCGATGCCCGCGAAAAGCTCGGAGTGCATCAGGCTAACATTATACTTGTGCGGCAGGCGCAGCAAACCGGCCGGGTTCCAGTAACCGGCAGTGGCATCGCTTGCCAGGCTTGCCTGCACATTTCCCATACCCAGTGCACGGCCTCCCACCCCTATGTTCAGGAACTCGTTGCTATACTTCGGAGTGGCCACCTGGGCAGATGCTGCCGACCAAGTAAACAGGAAAAGTAATGCCAGCAGGCTACGAAGGGTAAATTTGCTCATATGTGGCCGTAGTATTAATTTATAGCACAAAAAAATAAATTCTCCAGTATCCCCACAGCGCCAGCTACACCCCTGCCAGTGAGCAATTTGCCCTCCTAACACAGAAAAAGCCTTTTTAGTTGATTTTAGGATTCTATTATTTTTTCATCAAAAATACTCATTTCTACTATTAATGCTCCATGCCCATAACTATTAAATGCATTAGTCGTAAATATTTCTAAACAGTACCTTGCTTTACATAGTACCTTATCATATCTTTACCTCAACATTATAAAGGAATCATCATGAAAGTAGAAAACACACAAGTGCAGATGAGGAAGGGAATTCTCGAATTCTGCATACTGGAGATTATCTCTCGTGGTGAAGTCTATGCGTCCGATATGTTGGAGGAGCTTACAGCGGCCAAAATGATCGTTGTGGAGGGTACGCTCTACCCCCTGCTCACCCGCCTAAAGAATGCTGCGCTTCTGGAGTACAACTGGGTAGAATCTACCTCGGGGCCTCCACGCAAGTACTACAGACTCACCGAGACCGGCCGCGAATTTCTCGAACAGCTCCGGGCAACCTGGCGCGAATTAGTTGACTCCACCGAACACATTATCCGAAATCAGAAAGCTCAGTAATTATGAAAAAGAATATAAGTATAAACCTACAAGGCATCATCTTCCAGATAGAGGAGGATGGATATGAGCAGCTTAGCCGCTACCTCGCCTCTATTAGAACATACTTTTCTAATTATGAGGGCCATGAGGAGATTGTGTCAGACATCGAGGCGCGCGTAGCCGAGATATTCGCTGCACGTATTTCGCCTGCCAAGCAAGTAATAACGCAGGAGGATGTTGCCTACCTGATGACCCGCATGGGCAACGTGACGGACTTTGAAGTGGAGGAACCGCTGGAGGCAGAACCTATTGGGGCTACTGCTGGAGCAGGTTACGAGGGTACTTATACCCACACAGCCGCCGCCCCTAAAAGTCTGTACCGCGACGTGAACCGCAAAGTAATTGCCGGCGTGTCGGCTGGCTTAGCCAACTATTTAAGCATAGATCCGCTCTGGATCAGGCTTTTCTTCGTGCTGCTGGTGCTGCTGGGCATTGTTTCAGCGGGCGTATCGGCGGCCACGGGCATCATCATCTACATTGTGCTCTGGATTGCCATGCCGGAGAACGCACAGTTGCCGGAGACGCAGGTGCGCAAGCTTTTCCGCGACCCGGAAGACAAGAAGCTGGCTGGCGTTTCGAGCGGCATCGCCAAGTACTTTGGGGTGGATGTGGCTGTGATACGCGTATTGTTCCTGATCTCCATCTTCCTGGGCGGCTTTGGCATCATCGCCTACATTGTGCTCTGGATTGCCATGCCGGAAGCCGTTACCCTTACGGAGCGCATGCAAATGCAGGGCGATCCGGTAACGCTGGCGGGCATTGAGCGCACGCTAAAGGATAACCTGAATATGAAGGACAGCAACGGCGAGGAAAGCACGCTGGCTAAAATAATCCTGTTGCCTATCCGGCTGATTTCCCAGATCATTAACTGGGCCGGAAAAGCACTAGGTCCCATACTTGCCTTCCTGCTGACGTTGATCCGGGTGGCAGCAGGCGTGATACTGCTGGTTGTTTCCACAGGACTCACCATAGGCCTCATTTCTGCGCTCTTCTTTTCACTCGGCATGATCGAGGAGTCACAGAGTTTTGGATTTACTTCAGGTGACTTTCCTGCGGCTGTGTTTATTGAAGGTTTTCCCAGATACGGATTGGTGGCAGGCTTTTTTGTAGGGCTGATTCCGCTCCTACTCCTGATCGTACTGGGAATAAGCCTGCTGCTGAAGCGCACTTTCCTAAAAGCAATTGTGGGCTGGTCGCTGTTCGGCGTGTGGCTGGTGGCCCTGTTCATCATGATCGCCTCCATTGCCGCTTACAGCAACAACTTCCGCCGCACGGGCGAGGTGGTAACAACCAAAACAGTGCCTGTAGCAGACATTGGAACGCTTACGCTGGATGCCTATGATGTAAACGACGACTGGGAGGACGTGTACATTGAAGTACAGGAAAGCAATGGACCGGATGTGCAGGTGCTACAGCGCGCTGAGGCCAAGGGCAGAACAGAGGAAGATGCCAAGCAAAACGCCCGCATGATCTCTTACCGCGTGCTGCTGCAGGACTCAACACTGCGTTTCGACAACAGCATGGAGTTTAAGGAAGGTGCCGTGTTCCGCGACCAGGAACTTAGCCTGGTGCTGAAACTACCGAAAGACAAGCCGCTGCGCCTCACCCGCGATTTCATTTACCTACTGCCTGGCGCTGCCCTGGAAGGCGACTATAACTATGATACCATAGAGCGCAATACCTGGCAGGTAAACGGTAATCGCCTGACATGCCTGACCTGTGCCACAGACAGCCTAAGTACCGAAGGTGAAAACAAGTATGAGGAACGTGATGACTTCAACATTGAAATGGATGTGGATGACGAAAATGCTTCGCTCGATATAAGTGGCAGCGCGCTGCTGAAAGATAATGAGTACAGCTCCAATCGCCGCACCATGGACTTCCGCAACTTCAGCAAAATCAGCATCAGCGGCCCTTACCACCTGCAACTGAAGCAGGGCAACTACAGCGTGGTGGTACGTGCTGGTAATGATGAGTTTAAGCGGATGAATTTTGAGTTGAACGGAGACAAGTTGGAGATTAGCACGCAGGAGAAGTATTTTCGCCTGTTCGATGACCGGGAGCCGGTGTTGATTCAGATCACGGCCCCGAACATCAGCAACATCGACCTGAGTGGCGCCATCAAAGCAGACATCGTGAGCCTGGAGGGCGAGAGCCTGCGCATGAACTTCTCCGGAGCCATTCAAACAGTAGCGAACCTGAACGTGCGCAACCTGCAGGTTGATGCCTCCGGTGCCACCATAAGCAAGTTCACGGGCAAGGCGAACAGGTTTGAGCTGGATGCCACCGGCGCCAGCGGGGTGGACGCCGGCAACCTAGAGGCTGCCTACGTGGATGTGGATGTGACAGGAGCCGGCGTGGCAGAAGTATACGCCACCTCCACCCTGCGCGCCGATGCCACCGGCACCAGCCGTATTGTGTACCGCGGCAACCCCACCGACACCATTATTGACAGTTCCGGCCCAAGCAGCGTAACCCGTAAAAGGGCCAGGTAACACAGTGGCTGGCCGTGCTGTTAAGTCCGGCCAGCCCTATATCCCAACCGCCATCAGTACAAAATAAAACTACCCCTTTTGCCACAAGACCGCTTCCTCACTATGAAAAAAACATGGTTCTTTCTTCTTCCCATTCTCTTCGTATTCGCTTGCAACAGTATAAATAAAAGTGACAGCAGCACTCCACCCTTACCGCCGGAGCCTACCACTAAAACACAAATTCTGCTGCTGGGTTCGCTACACTTTAATCAGTTTCAGGATGAGAGCAGCCCTGCCAGCAATTTTCTGGGGCAAAAGCGGCAGCAGGAAATAGACGAGGTGAACCAACTGCTGGAAAAATACCAGCCAGACATGGTTATGATTGAACGCGCCCCTGCTGAGCAGGCGAAGTATGACAGCCTGTTCCAATTGTTTAAAGCAGGCAAGTTGGATTTGAACGAATTGGAAGGTGGCACAGGCGAAGTGTACCAGTTTGCCTTTAAGCTGGCCAGGAACCTGCGGCACGGAACGGTCTATTGCGTAGATTATGACCAGAGCACCTCGCAGGGCCTGTTGAGCACCGGCGACAATATCGAATTATTTGAGGCCGGGCTCCAGAACTTCAGGAATGTATCCAGAGGCGTTACGGCAGATTTTATGGATGGCAACTTGACTTTCCGGAAATTTTTCATCTTCCTAAACAAGCCAGAAATCATTCAACTGTCGCATCAGCAGTTCTACAACTTGCCCGCTTACGTGCAAAATGGCTCTTTCAGAAGCTACGAAGGTCTGGATAGAAATGCCATTGACACAACACAGATTGGGGCAGAGTTTATCTCCTTGTTCTACGAGCGCAACCTAAAGATTTACTCCAACATCCTGAACACCCAACTAAAGCACAAAGGCAAACGGATATTGCTCATTATGGGGCAGACGCACATTGGTGTGCTGCAGGATATTATCGAAAACAACCCTGCCTATGAGATAGTACCTGCTAACAATTACCTTAGCAGCAGTATATACTAAAAACCTATACTTGTCCGTTCTTTAGGCAAGTATTAGAGCAATTGTTTAGTTGTTTGATGAGTGCCTGTGGCGAAGCCCTAGTTCCGCTCCTCTTTCCAGGAGGAAGGCAAAGGCTTCGTCATACTCGTTTTTAACCTTCCCCTCCAGTATCGCTTCCGTTAGGATGTGCTTCAAATCACCTACAGTTTTGGATGGCTTCAGATCAAACGTCTCCATAATCACCTCACCCGTAATCACTGGCTGGAAGTTGCGCAGTTTGTCACTCTCCTCCACCTCCACCAGGCGTTTCTCCACCTTATCAAAATTCTGCAGGTAGCGCTTTACCTTGTTATCGTTTTTGGAGGTGATGTCGGCGCGGCATAGTTTCATGAGCGCATCCACATCATCGCCGGCCTCGAACAGCAGCCGGCGGATAGCTGAATCGGTTACGGTTTCCTTTACCAGCGCAATGGGGCGCAGGTGCAGTTTCACCAGCTTCTGCACAAACTTCATGTGCTCGTTCAGCGGCAGTTTCAGGTCGCGGAAAAGCTTGGGCACCATGCGGGCACCGCGGTCCTCGTGGCCATGGAACGTCCAGCCAACTTTGGGCGAGTAGCGCTTGGTATCTGGCTTGGCAATGTCATGCATGATAGCCGACCAGCGCAGCCACAGATCATCCGACACCTGCGCCACATTGTCCAGCACCTGCAACGTATGGTAGAAGTTGTCTTTGTGCGAATTGCCGTCCTTGGTTTCCACGCCCTGCAGCTCTACCATTTTAGGGAAGATGAGGTGCAGCAACCCAGAGGCAAACAGCAACTTAAAACCGTAGCTCGGCACCGGCGAAAGCACGATTTTGTTCAGCTCATCCGTAATCCGCTCCTGCGACACAATCTTGATGCGCTCTTTGTGCTCGATAATGGCATCAAAAGTATCGGGGTCGATATCAAAGGTTAGCTGGGAAGCGAAACGGATGGCGCGCATCATGCGCAGCGGATCGTCAGAGAAGGTAATGCCTGGCTTAAGGGGTGTACGGATGATGCGGCGGCGCATGTCTTTCACCCCATCAAATTCATCTATCAGCGCCCCGTAGTTCTCTTTGTTCAGGCTGATGCCGAGGGCGTTGATGGTGAAATCGCGGCGGTGCAGGTCATCGTCCAGCGTGCCCTGAGCCACTTCCGGCTTCCGCGAGTGCTCGCGATAGCTTTCTTTCCGGGCGCCCACAAACTCTACCTCCCACTCATCGGCACGCAGCATGGCCGTACCGAAGTTTTTAAAAATAGAGACCTTTGGCTTGTGCTTCAGCTTTTGGGCCACGGTGGCAGCCAGCGCAATGCCATCGCCCACGCACACCACGTCAATGTCTTTGGAAGGCCGTTTCAGTACCAGATCCCGCACGAAGCCCCCGATTACGTAAGCATCCACGCCCAGTTCTGCGGCCGCTTCGGATACAACATCAAATATGGGGTGGTTTGGTAAAGTTACGTGCTCCATGCTCTGAAAAATCAAAAACCCCGGGACGCAGTGGCGCTTCCCGAGGTGCAAAAATAGGTATATCCTGCCCAATAATGAAAGTTAAGGCCAACAGCGCCTGCTATACTTTGTGTTGCAGCAGTTTATGCTTGTGGCGCAGGAAGCGGTCGGCTATACTTGCAGGCATGCCTTTCATACTTGCTAAAGCTAATCGCGCAGTACCGTCTGCTGCCCATCAGGCGATA
Above is a window of Pontibacter akesuensis DNA encoding:
- a CDS encoding putative type IX sorting system protein PorV2, encoding MSKFTLRSLLALLFLFTWSAASAQVATPKYSNEFLNIGVGGRALGMGNVQASLASDATAGYWNPAGLLRLPHKYNVSLMHSELFAGIAKNDFGSFAMPIDSSSALAVSIIRVGVDDIADTRRLQNEYGYIQYDSIKFFSVADYAMLVSYARRSNLIKGLQLGATAKVIYRNVGDFADAYGFGIDVGAQLQRGTWQFGVMAKDISTTFTAWTHNVEELEEAYLQTGNDLPENTAELTLPRIILGVGKSWQLTDKLSALVATDFDFTFDGRRNVLLSSDVVSVDPHFGLELAYANSVFIRGGLNNYQETTNFDGGTTKRIQPNFGVGILNKGLSLDLAMSRISNSESNAIGGSNTSSVIISFGYAFD
- a CDS encoding PadR family transcriptional regulator produces the protein MKVENTQVQMRKGILEFCILEIISRGEVYASDMLEELTAAKMIVVEGTLYPLLTRLKNAALLEYNWVESTSGPPRKYYRLTETGREFLEQLRATWRELVDSTEHIIRNQKAQ
- a CDS encoding PspC domain-containing protein, with protein sequence MKKNISINLQGIIFQIEEDGYEQLSRYLASIRTYFSNYEGHEEIVSDIEARVAEIFAARISPAKQVITQEDVAYLMTRMGNVTDFEVEEPLEAEPIGATAGAGYEGTYTHTAAAPKSLYRDVNRKVIAGVSAGLANYLSIDPLWIRLFFVLLVLLGIVSAGVSAATGIIIYIVLWIAMPENAQLPETQVRKLFRDPEDKKLAGVSSGIAKYFGVDVAVIRVLFLISIFLGGFGIIAYIVLWIAMPEAVTLTERMQMQGDPVTLAGIERTLKDNLNMKDSNGEESTLAKIILLPIRLISQIINWAGKALGPILAFLLTLIRVAAGVILLVVSTGLTIGLISALFFSLGMIEESQSFGFTSGDFPAAVFIEGFPRYGLVAGFFVGLIPLLLLIVLGISLLLKRTFLKAIVGWSLFGVWLVALFIMIASIAAYSNNFRRTGEVVTTKTVPVADIGTLTLDAYDVNDDWEDVYIEVQESNGPDVQVLQRAEAKGRTEEDAKQNARMISYRVLLQDSTLRFDNSMEFKEGAVFRDQELSLVLKLPKDKPLRLTRDFIYLLPGAALEGDYNYDTIERNTWQVNGNRLTCLTCATDSLSTEGENKYEERDDFNIEMDVDDENASLDISGSALLKDNEYSSNRRTMDFRNFSKISISGPYHLQLKQGNYSVVVRAGNDEFKRMNFELNGDKLEISTQEKYFRLFDDREPVLIQITAPNISNIDLSGAIKADIVSLEGESLRMNFSGAIQTVANLNVRNLQVDASGATISKFTGKANRFELDATGASGVDAGNLEAAYVDVDVTGAGVAEVYATSTLRADATGTSRIVYRGNPTDTIIDSSGPSSVTRKRAR
- a CDS encoding DUF5694 domain-containing protein, with amino-acid sequence MKKTWFFLLPILFVFACNSINKSDSSTPPLPPEPTTKTQILLLGSLHFNQFQDESSPASNFLGQKRQQEIDEVNQLLEKYQPDMVMIERAPAEQAKYDSLFQLFKAGKLDLNELEGGTGEVYQFAFKLARNLRHGTVYCVDYDQSTSQGLLSTGDNIELFEAGLQNFRNVSRGVTADFMDGNLTFRKFFIFLNKPEIIQLSHQQFYNLPAYVQNGSFRSYEGLDRNAIDTTQIGAEFISLFYERNLKIYSNILNTQLKHKGKRILLIMGQTHIGVLQDIIENNPAYEIVPANNYLSSSIY
- a CDS encoding CCA tRNA nucleotidyltransferase → MEHVTLPNHPIFDVVSEAAAELGVDAYVIGGFVRDLVLKRPSKDIDVVCVGDGIALAATVAQKLKHKPKVSIFKNFGTAMLRADEWEVEFVGARKESYREHSRKPEVAQGTLDDDLHRRDFTINALGISLNKENYGALIDEFDGVKDMRRRIIRTPLKPGITFSDDPLRMMRAIRFASQLTFDIDPDTFDAIIEHKERIKIVSQERITDELNKIVLSPVPSYGFKLLFASGLLHLIFPKMVELQGVETKDGNSHKDNFYHTLQVLDNVAQVSDDLWLRWSAIMHDIAKPDTKRYSPKVGWTFHGHEDRGARMVPKLFRDLKLPLNEHMKFVQKLVKLHLRPIALVKETVTDSAIRRLLFEAGDDVDALMKLCRADITSKNDNKVKRYLQNFDKVEKRLVEVEESDKLRNFQPVITGEVIMETFDLKPSKTVGDLKHILTEAILEGKVKNEYDEAFAFLLERGAELGLRHRHSSNN